CGGCCCTTTTGATCTGGGAGTTCGGCATCTTGAGTTTGCTGGAGCAGGGCGAGGGTTCTGACCAGCAGGTCAGGGGAAAAGTTCCCCGGTGCAAGGGTTACGCCGCGCCGGGCGGAGCGCAGGGTTCCGGTGAAGGAGAACCGGTCGGCGTCCAGGCCCAGGGTGGCACGGGCCCGGGCGATCGAGCCGGGGTCCGCGACGTCGAGGAGTTCCTTGCGCCGGCCGGCGACGACCACCTTGTGGCCGGCCTCGTGCAGGCGCAGGGCCAGGCCGAGGCCGATGTCCGCAGTTCCGCCGGTGATCAGGAACGTGTTGCCGGTCATCTTCATGAGGGTCTCGCTCCTTCGGTACGGCCGACCGGTGAGCGCCCGCAGCCTCGACCGTAGGGGCGCCCGCGCAGGGGCGGGAGAGGAAGGTCTGTCCATGGATCGGCGGTCTCGGCCTGGTGGAGAGGTCCACCAGCGGATCCGGTGTCGCTTCGGCGTCGCGGTATCCGAGGCCAGCCCTGGACGCCCTCGCGCTGGCAGAGGATCCGCGAGGTGCGCCCCTTCCTCGGGCTTTTACCTCGACGCTGAGACCTGTTCCCCGGGCGAGCGCACAGCTGTGGAAGGAGGCTCGAACGCGCCTTGTCCCGCACTGAGCCCGTCCAGCAGGAGGTCACCGAGCTCGGAGAAGGCGTCGCCGGCGCTCAGGCCGGTCCGCTCCAGAAGAATCCCCGACTGGACCGCGTCGATGGCGACCGCTACGACATGGGCGGCGAAATGGCCGTTGAGCGCGCGGAAAACACCGGTCTGCACGCCCTCCTCGATCAGTTCGTGGACCCGGCGCGCCGCGGCGGCGGAGTTCGTGCGGTAGATCTGTGCGGTCGGTTCGTAACCGACCATGTCGTCGTAGAAGGCGTGGGAATGCCGGCGCATGGCCGTGCCGACGCCGGTGAGGTAGACCCGGATGCGCTGCCTGGGGTCCGGCTCGGTCTGGACGGCCTGTTCGATCTCGGCTGTCGCATCCCGGAAGAAAGCGCGGGTGACCGCCAGGACCAGCTGTTCCTTCGTGGAGGCGAGGCTGTACAGCGTCGCCTTGGAGCACCCCAGTCGTTGGGCGAGCTCATCCATGGTCACCGCGGTGAAGCCTTCGGTCAGGATGATCGCCTCGGCCTGGCGCAGCAGTTCGTCCCGCCGACGGGTGTCGACGACCCGCCTGCGCGTCGTTCGGCGCGGGCGTCGGTCGCGCGAGTCAGGTTGGGCCGTCACCGCAGCAGTCTCCCATGAGCGTCGCCGCCGAAAGCGGCGGGTGGCCGTCCGGGCTGGAGGGCCGACCAAATGGGTACTAGCGTACCGTCTAACGTACCCGCGTGGAGTGCCCCCGTCCGGGACGTTCGGACAAAGGGTGGCTGACTGACTCGCAGGCGACGTCCGCGGCAGCATGCAACGGCTGGTCACCTGCTCCTCCGCCGGACTCGCGGTTACCGGATCGAGGATCCGATGGAGATGCCGCCGTCCACGTCGAGGACGATGCCGGTGATGTAACCGGCGGCCTCGCTGGCGAGGAAGGCCGCGGCTTCGGCGATGTCCTCGGGCCTGCCGGTGTGGCGCATGGGGATCTTGTGGGTGAGTCTGTCGCGTGCGGGGCCGTTCATGGAGGCGAGCATGGGGGTCTCGATGAGGCCGGGGGCGATGGCGTTGGCGGTGATGCCGTGTCGGGCGCCCTCGATGGCGAGGGTGCGGGTCATGCCGACGATGCCGGCCTTGGCGGCCACGTAGTTGGTCTGGCCGAAGTTCCCGCGCCAGGACATGGAGGAGAAGCTGACGATGCGGCCGTAGCCCTGGCGTTTCATGGGGCCGAACGCGGCCCGGGCGCAGTGGAAGCCGCCGGTGAGGCTGACGTCGATGACCGCGTGCCAGTCGTCGTCGGTGATGTCCTCGACGCGGTTGTCGCGGATGATGCCGGCGTTGTTGACCAGCACGTCGAGGCGGTCGAGACCGGCGGTGACATCGGCGATCCAGGCATCGACCTGAGCGGAGTCCGTCACGTCCACCACGTCCGTGCGGAGGTTCGCGTCGTGGGCGTCGGCGATCGTCCCGGCGGCGTCGGTGAGGGCCTGTTCGTTGACGTCGGCCAGCGCGACGGTGGCGCCCTCTGCGGCGAACCGGGTCGCCATGGCGAGGCCGAGGCCTTGGGCGGCGCCGGTGATGGCGACGACGCGTCCGTGGTAGCGGTTCACTTGGTGTCTGCTTTCGTGGTGGGGGGAGTGAGGAAGGCCCGCAGGGCGTCGGCCACCGAGCTCGCCGGCCAGTTGTCGGCGAAGGTGGCCAGTTCCTCGCGCAGGGCGTCCTCGGGGACGATGCCGTCGATCCGGTGCAGGAGTGTCTTGAGCCGTTGCTGGGCGGGGCTGTGGCGGTCGGCCAACTGCCGGCAGATACGCATGGCGGTGGCGTCGAGGTCGGCTGCGGGCACGATCGCCTGGATCCAGCCCGTGTGAGCGAAGGCGGTCGCGGGCAGCAGTTCGCCGGTGAGCAGGAGCCAGCGCGACAGTCCGCGTCCGACCGCGCCGGGAAGCCGGACGCTGGACCCGCCTGCCGGCACCAGCCGCCGCTTGAGGTGGCCGTCCCCGATGAGCGTGGTGTCGGCTGCGACGACGACATCGCAGGCCAGCGCGAGTTCGAGTCCCCCGGCGACGGCGTGACCGTGCAGCACGGCGACCCACGGTTTCGGGCTGGCCGCGATACGGCTGAAGCAGGCCGACACGTCGGTCAGGAAGTCGACCGGGTTCTCGCCGCGGTCGTGCAGTTCCAGGAACTGGTGGAAGTCGCCGCCGGCGCAGAAGCTCGGTCCTCTGCCGGCCACGGCGATGACCGCTGTGCCGGGGTCGGCCTCGGCGCTGGTGATCTGCTTGTCGAGGGCTTCGATGAGGGTGACGTCGAGGGCGTTGCGCCGCTCGGGGCGGTTGAGCAGCAGCCACCGGACGGGGCCGCGTTGCTCGACGATGAGGGGATCCGTGTCGGTCACTGTGTCTCTCGGCTGGAAGGTTCGGTGCGTCGGCGTTTGCGCAGCAGGTAGCGCTGGGTCTTGCCGCTGGGCGTCTTGGGCAGGGCGTCTATGAAGTGGATCGTGCGCGGGTAGGCGTGGGCGGCGTAGCGGGTCTTGACCAACTGCTGGAGTTCGGCGGCCAGTTCGGGTGAGTCGTCGGTGCCGTCGCGGAGGACGACGTACGCCTCGATGACCTCGCCACGGACCTCGTCGGGTGCGCCGATGACGCTGCACTCGGCGACGGCGGGGTGCTGGGCGAGGACGCTCTCGATCTCGAACGGCCCGATCCGGTAGCCGGCCATGATGATCACGTCGTCGTCGCGGGAGGAGAAGAAGAAGTCGCCGTCGGCGTCGATGCGCCCGGCGTCGCCCGTGAGGTACCAGCGGCCGTCGGGGGTGAACTTGGCCTCGCTCTGCCCGGGGATCTGGTAGTCGCGGAAGGTCATCAGCGGGCTCGCCGCGACGTCGATCGCGACCCGGCCGAGCACGCCTGGTCCGGCGGGCTCGTCCTTCTCGTCGGCCAAGACGGTGAGGCTCCAGCCGGGCACAGGCCGTCCCATGGATCCCGTCTTGAGGGGGCGGGCGAGTTCGGGGTGGTGGTGGTTGGCCAGGGGCATGCCGACCTCAGTCTGGCCGAAGTGATCGTGCACGGCCAGGCCGAGCGCGGCGCCGGCCCACTCGTTGACCTCGGGAGTCAGGGGCTCGCCCGCGCTGGACGCCCGCTCCAGGCGCAGCGCCCGCGGCACCGGCACCGACGAGGAGCGCAGTCCCCGGTACACGGTCGGGGCGGCGGTGAAGTCGGTGACCCGGTGGTCGACGAGGGTGCGCCAGGTCGTCTCCGGGGAGAACCCGCCGGACAGCAGCAGGCTGGGGATACCGGCGGCCATCGGAGCGACGACGGCGGAGTACAGCCCGTAGGCCCAGCCGGGGTCGGCGGCGCACCAGTAGCTGCTGTCCCGGGTGACACCGAGGCCGTACTCCAGGTAGATCTGCCATCCGGCGATGTAGGAGGCGGGGTGGATGACCCCCTTGGGCTTGCCGGTGGTGCCGGAGGTGAACATGTGCACCAGCGGTCCGTCCCCGCTCGTGGTGACGGCGGGCACCGGCTCGGGCGACGCGGCCGCGACGAGGTCGGCCAGCACCATGTCACCGTGCTGCGTGCCGGTTCCGGTGACGACGACGCGGCGCCGAGGGTCGTCCGGCATGTCGGGGCCCGGGTCCAGTTTGTGGCGCTGGTCGGGGTCGACGACCACCACGTTCGCACCGGAGCCTTCCAGACGCAGGGCGATGGCCTGGGGCGCGAACGCGGTGAACAGCGGGACGTAGACCGCGCCGAGCCGCCAGATCGCGAGGATGACGGTGACCAGGTCGGTGCTCTTGCCCATCAGGGTCGCCACCCGGTCGCCCGGGGCGACCCCAAGCCCTTGCAGCGCCCGGGCACAGCGGTGCGAGTCGGCGGCGAGCTCGCCGTAGGTGAGCGTGGAAGCTCCACCGGTGCCGTCGGCCAGGGTGAACGCGACGCGGTCGGCGGGGTGCTGGTCGCACAGCAACCAGGCCACATCGAGGGAAGACGCCGTGAATCGCGCGGTCAGCTCGGCGACCCGGTCCGCGGCGCTCATCGCTGGTCCTTCCGGTCGATGATCGGCAGCACGAGACGGCTGGGGTGGTTCGGCCCGTGATGGATGTGGTTGACCGCGGGAATCATCTGCTCCTCGCTCTCACGGGCGATGACGCCGCCGGTGTTGGTGTTGCGGTCGTAGCGGGGGAAGTTGCTGCTGGAGACGTCCACGCGGATGCGGTGACCGGGAAGGAAGACATTGGAGGTGGCGGTCATGTCGATGGTGATCTCGTAGACCGTGCCGGGCTCCATCATTTCCTCCGTGGCCAGGCCGCTCCGGTAGCGGGTGCGCAGGATCCCGTCGCACAGGTTGATCGCCTTGCCGTCGGGGAAGACGTCGACGAGTTTGGCGGTGAAGTCGGTGTCCACCGCCGACGAGGAGACGAACAGGGTCAGGCTGACCGGGCCGGTGACCTCGACGGCCTCGTCGAGTACGGGTGTTGCGAAGCACAGGACGTCCTCGCGGGCGGCGACCGTCCGCTGGTCGACCGGACCGCAGAACCCCTGTGTCGTCGGCATCGACGCCCCGCCAGCCGAGGGAACCGGGCGGCGCGGGTCGTAGAGGTAGGTGTCGTGTCCGCCGCCGGTCGGCGCCTCGGTGGTCAACACGCCGTCCCCGCCCGCCGTGTTGGCGTGACCGGCGCTCGTCAGGTGGAAGTCGGTCCACCTCGTGTCGGGCAGCGGCCACTCCTGCTCGTCGCGCCACTGGTCGATACCCATGACGAAGATCTTCACGGGCGCCACGTCGTCGAGAGCGGTGGTGTCGCCGCGGAGCCAGCGGTCGAAGAACTTCACATGAAGGCCGGTCAGACCCATCATCTGGGCACTGGCCAGCGGTCCGAAGGAGCGGTCGGGATAGACGCCACTGGTGGACATGTGATCCCACGGACCGATGATCAGCCGCTGGCCCTCGCGGGCCTGCGCACTGCCCGCCTTCTGGCGGGCGGTGGTGTAGGTACGGACGGTCTGCCCGATGTAGAGGTCGTACCAGCCGCCGATGTTGAGCGCCGGGACCGTGGCGTTCTTGAGCTCGGGCGTGAGCTCCATAGCGTCCCAGTAGGCGTCGTGGGAGGGGTGAGCCATCCAGTCGTCCCACCACTTCCCGTACTCCGCCAGGACCGGAACCTCGGCCGTCGGCAACACGTCGTTCAGCGGCTCCGGGAACAGGAGAGCCTGACCGAGCTGCTGCAGCTGGGACGCGGAGCCCTCGCCGGCCGCCAGGGATCGCTGCGCGTCGGCCGTGTACATCATGGTGTTCCACAGCGTGACCAGGCTCAGCGAGAGCGCACCGCCCGCCCCGTACCAGGGCGCCTCGTAGTTGTCGATCGAGGTGAAGGCCGGCGCGATCGCCTTGAGGCCGGGGGCGCCGGTCACGGCGGTCTCCCACTGGACCATGCCGAGGTAGGACGCCCCGTACATGCCCACCGTGCCGTCCGACCACGGCTGGTCAGTGATCCAGGCGACGGTGTCCTCGCCGTCGGCCCGGTCGGCCATGTGAGGAACGAACTCGCCTTCTGAGCGGTGGGTGCCCCGGCAGTCCTGCACCACCACCGCGTAGCCCGACTCCAGCAAAGCCATGAGGTCGGGCATGACCCCGCCCAGGGTGATGCCGAACGCGTCTTTGCCGTAGGGCATTCGCACGAGCAGCGACGGAGCCTTCCCCTCGACTGGATGCCACACGTTGGCGGCGAGGGCTACACCGTCACGCATCGGAACCTGGACATCTATCTCGTATAGGTGCTGCATCGGTGCTCCTCGTTGAGCTGACGGCGTCGCCCCGGATTTGGGTACGTTAAGAGGTACGTTCGTACCCTGTCAATTACCGAAGCCGTCGGAGGGGAGGTCGGCCTCCGGCGATCGACCTGCGCGGGCTCCCTCGCCTGAGCTGGCGGACCGAGGGCCCGACGACGGGAACCCGGCGAGGGTCCCAAGGCCCGCGATGCGTGCCGATGCGTGACGCCTCGCGCGAGCTCCGCGGCGACCGGCCCCTCTGACGTGACCGGGCCGGGTGCGGGTCCACTCGCCGGCGGCTCTCGAATACCGACACTCCGCCAGTGAAGATCCGGTGCTGCTGGAGTGGTTCGCCGGGACACCGATGGTGGCCCGGCCGCAGACCTGTGACGAGCCCTTGACGGAGCAGGCGGTCGCGCGCGGCGGCGCCCGGACGCAGATCGTGTTCCGCGCCGCGGTCAACGACACCCTGCTGCCGATGGTGCGAGCCGGTCTGGGATCGGCGCTCCTGCCCTGGCTCGCCATCCTCGGAGCCGAGGTGCCCTCGGACGACAGGCTCCGCATCCACGAGCTACGGCCCACCCTGCCGCCACGGGAGATCTGCCCGCACCGGCAGGCCGGACGTATCCCCTCACCGCTTGCCGCCCGCGCGGTCGACATCGCCGTCCAAGTCGTGACCGGACTCGCACCGCCGCCAACTCCTGCCTGATGCAAGCCGGTTGCCCGTCGGCGGGCGTGTCTACCTCACGCCGGGTCGACCACCCTGCTCACGATCCACGCATGCTTGCCGACCTGCCGGCCGCGCGTGAATCCGAAGTCCTGGAGGAGTTCGACGGTCGCACTGAACAGGAAGCGGCCCTGCGCCTCGCGTCCGTCGGTCACCTCCGAGATGGCTTCGACGACGCCACCTCCGGCTTGGGCGATCTGGTCGAGGGCGCCTTCCAGAGCCGCCCGCGCGATGCCCCGGCCCCGGTGCTTCCTGTCGACGTAGACACAGGTGATCCGCCAGTCCGGCCGCGGCGGTACGTCCTTGTCGTACGCCCGTCTGTGCTTGATGTTGGAGAGTTCCTCGGGGCTGCCGTACTGGCACCACCCCTGCGCTGTGCCGTCCTCGTCGAGGACGAGCGCGGCGTGGGCGCGGCCGGTACGCACCCGGTCCTCCTTGGCCTCGCGGTGGCTGATCCCGGGCCGGCCGCACTCCGGGTGGTACCCGATGCACCAACACCCGCCGAAGATCCCGTTGTTGCGCTCGACGAGCTCGGCGAAGGCGTCCCAGGTGGAGGCGTCCAGGGGGCGGACCTGGTACGGCAGGGGCTCAGGCATCGGCGGCCGCCGCGGCCAGGACCCGGGCGAGTTCGGTCGGCTTGGTGAACATCGGCCAGTGGCCCGAGTCGATGTCGACGAAGTCCAGGTGCCTGGCGCGGGTGACCTCGGGCACGTCACCGGCGTCGACCCAGTCCTGGGCCTGTGCGGGGGTGAACTCGGGGCACACGAGCAGCATCGGGACGTCGAACCTCCGCTCGTCCTTCAGCCGCACCGTCCCCTTGGCCACCCTCTCGGGCACGGGGATCGCCGCCGAGGCAACGCGGCTGCGCGTCTCCTCGTCGAGGTCGGCGGAGTCCGGCCCTTCGAACGGGCCCCAGCCGGGGAAGGGCATCACGCCGTCCTTTGTCTCGAAGAAGTCGGCGTACGGCTGCCCGTCGGCGGACGGGAAGCCTCCGATGAGGGCCACGTTGGCGACCCGCTCCGGCCGCGCGTCGGCGGCGAGCCAGGCCAGGGTGCAGGCGGCGGAGTGCCCGACCACCATGGGCTTCTCCGGTGCCGCGTCCACGGCGGCGAGCACCGCCGCCACCTGGTCCTCCAACGTGGCGGACTCGGCTCCGTCACCCTGACCGGGCAGGGTGAGCGCCACGGGGCGGTGGCCGAGTTCCTCGAGCGCGGGCACGACGTCGTCCCAGGCGGATCCGTCGAGCCACAGGCCGGCGATGAGCAGGATGTCCATGGATCAGTTCTCTTTCCCGTGAAGCCCGTGAAGTCCGTGAGGTCGGTAGGTCGGTCGGTGCCATCACGCTACGACTGGTTCCGGACAATCCACTTCCGGTATATCTCGTGACCACCTAATCTGCTCGGGTGCCGACCGAGCTCAGCCCCACCGCGCGAGCCCTGCGCACCCTCGAGATCCTCCAGTCCCGCACCGCGGGAGTGACCGCCGACGAGCTCGCCGCGTCCCTGGGTGTCACGGAGCGGGCCGCGCGCCGCTACGTCGGGATCCTCCGCGAGGCGGGCGTCCCCGTGCACTCGGCCCGGGGCCCCTACGGCGGGTACCGACTGGGGCGCGGGGCGCGGCTACCGCCGGTCGTCTTCACGGAGCCCGAGGCGCTGGGCCTGGTCATGGCGGTCCTCGACGGTCAGCCGGCGGCCGCCGACCCCGATGCCGACGACCTCGTCGGTACCGCCCTGGGCAAGGTCATCCGGGCGCTGCCCGAGAGCGTCGGCCGGCAGGCGGCCGCCCTGCGCGAGCACGCGTCGGCGGCGCCCGACCGTCACGCGTCCCGTCCGGATCCCGCCCTCACGAGCACGCTGGTCGCGGCGAGCGCGGTGCGACGCCGCGTGCTGGTCACGTACCGCAGCGAGTCCGGCAACGAGTGGGAGGCCGAGGTGGATCCCTGGGCGGTCGTCGTCCGCTACGGCCGCTGGTACCTCCTGTGCCATTCCCACCACGCGGACGCGATCCGCACCTACCGGATCGACCGGGTCCGCGCGGTCCGGGAGACCGCGCACGGCTTCGAGACGCCCGACGGCCTCGACCCGGTGGCGGCGCTGGAGGAGAACCTGGGCCAGGGGTGGGCGTTTCCCACGCGGGTCGTGTTCGACGCTCCGATGGCCGAGGTGCTGCCGGCGATCCGCCCGCCCATGGGACGGCTCGAACCGTCGGGAGACGGGTGCGTGCTCATCGGCAGCACGAGGAATCCGACGATGTACGCGCAGGAGTGGCTGGCGCAGCTGCCGCTCGACTTCCGTGTCGAGGGCGGGCAGGAACTGCGCGCGGCGGTGGAAGCGCTCGCCACGCGTTTCACCGCCGCCGTGACGGACGGGCCCTGAGCGTTCATGGCGAACGACCCTTCCCCGCGCGCTACTCGCGCGGGCGCGAACTGCCGGGAACCCAGGCGTGCCGCGAATCCCACGCGACCCTGGAGCGAACCGATTCGCACGCAAGCGCTTCGACGGGATCGAAGGACTGGCGGGGGCCTGGGTCAACGGCGTGCCGCACGGTGAGACGGCGCCGCCGCACGGGCCGCCTCGTCGCCTCGTCGCCCCGCGCCTCCCGGACCGGCCCTCCCGCACCGGGCCTGACCGCTGCGCCCCTGCTCACCGGCATGATGGGCAGGCCGTCAGGCGGGCCGGTCCCGGCCCGCCGCGCACCCCCGCCCGCCGGGAGGACACCTCGGCTTCCGCGTCCCTCGGCGTCGCAACATTTCGATGTGACGGTCGGGGGCGACCCGCAGGAATCAGCCGTCGAACCGATTCCGCGACAAGGTTCGCAACAGGATCCTCCACACCCTTGACAGCCCGTCAGTTACGGGAGCACCGTCTCCCCCCGAAACCTCTCTGCAATCCGCTGCACATACGGCACCTCGAAGCGCTTCCGGATTGTCAGCGCCCCCACACGACCCGAACGGGTCGCGCCGGCACGGTAGGGAGATCGGATGGGAACCATACGGACAAGACGCCACCCCGGTGGTGTGCAACGGTTGCTCGCGGCGGTACGGCGCCGTGGCAGGCCGGACAACGTGCCCGATCGGGCGAACGCGCCGTCGCCGGCGGGCTCGGTCGGCTTCCCGCCGAAGGCGTTCGCCCGCGCAGGAGCCGCGGTCGTGCTCGTCGCCGGCACGCTGGCCGGCGCCGCCGTCACGGCGGGTGCGGCCCATGCCGACACATCCGGGCCGTGCGACATCTACGCGGCGGGCGGTACACCCTGCGTGGCGGCCCACAGCACCACACGAGCGTTGTACGGCTCGTACAACGGGCCGCTCTACCAGGTGCGGCGTGCCTCGGACAACACCACCCGGAACATCGGCGTCCTGAGCGCGGGCGGGTACGCCGACGCCGCCGGCCAGGACTCGTTCTGCTCGGGGACCACCTGCCTCATCACGATCGTCTACGACCAGTCCGGTCGCGGCAACAACCTCATGCAGGCGCCCGGGGGCGGAGCCGCGGGCGGCCCCGACAACCTCGCGAACGCGACCGCCGCACCCACCACGGTGGGAGGCCACAAGGCCTACGGCGTCTTCGTGGCGCCCGGCACGGGGTACCGCAACAACCACACCAACGGCATCGCCATCGGGGACAACCCCGAAGGCATGTACGCGATCTTCGACGGGACGCACTACAACGGCGGCTGCTGCTTCGACTACGGCAACGCCGAGACGGACAGCAACGACGACGGCAACGGCACCATGGAGGCCATCTACTTCGGCAACATCAAGGTCTGGGGCTATGGCAGCGGCAACGGCCCCTGGATCATGGCCCATCTGGAGAACGGCCTGTTCTCCGGAGTGAACCAGCACTACAACGCCAATGATCCGACCATCAACCACCGCTATACGACCGCCGTCGTCAAGGGCGGCCCGAACCACTGGGCGATCCGCGGCGGCAACGCGCAGTCGGGCGGTCTGTCCACCTTCTACGACGGACCGCGTCCCAACGTCCCGGGCTACAACCCGATGCGCAAGCAGGGTGCCATCATCCTCGGCATCGGCGGCGACAACAGCAAGGGCGCCCAAGGCACCTTCTACGAGGGCGTGATGACCTCGGGCTACCCGTCCGACGCCACCGAGAACGCGGTTCAGGCCAACATCACCGCGGCCGGATACAGCAACGCCTCCGGCGGGACGAGCACCGGAGCACTGCACGCGGTGGGCGCGGGCAAGTGCCTGGACGTGCCGAACTCGTCCACCACGGCCGGTACGCAACTGCAGATCTGGGACTGCAGCGGCGGCGACAACCAGAGGTGGACCCGCACGTCCTCCGGCCAGTTGACCGTCTACAGCGGCAGCGGCCAGATGTGCCTGGACGCGTACAACCACCAGACGTCCGCCGGCACCAAGGTGGTGACCTGGCCGTGCAACGGCGGGGCCAATCAGCAGTGGCAGCTGAACTCCGACGGCACCGTCACCGGCACCCAGTCGGGACTCTGCCTCGATGTCACCGGCGCCTCCGCGGCCAACGGCGCCCTGGCCGAACTCTGGTCGTGCAACGGTCAGTCCAACCAGCGATGGAGCCTCTCCTGATCCGAACGGCACCGGACCGTGGTCGGCTCGCCACCGGCCACCGGCCACCGGCCACCGGCCACCGCCACCGGATACGGGCCTGAGCGCGCCCGACGCCGAGTCCGAGGCACGGCCGGACTCTCCGGCCCCGCGCACCCCTACCGAAGGATGACGATGTCCAGAGCCAGAGCGCTCCGCGGCCTCTGGGCCGCCCCCGTGGCCCTGCTCGCCCTACTGGCCCAGAGCCTGAGCACAGCCGGGGCCGCGTCCGCCGTACCCACCGAGCGCCAGGCAGCGACCGCCGCCCTGTACGTGTCGCCGGATGCGGCTCCCGGCGGGAACGGCAGCGCGGAGCAGCCGTTCGCGACGATCGACGAGGCGCAGCAGCCCGCGCACCGGCTCTCGGCCGATGCGGACGTCGTGGTCCACCTGGCCGGTGGCACGTACCGGCTGACCAAGCCGCTGACCTTCGGCCCCGGCGACGGCGGGCAGAACGGCCACACCATCACCTACCAGGCGGGCAGCAGCCGGTCATCAGCGGCGCCCAGCGGGTTTCGGGTTGGCAGGTGCATGATCAAAGCAGCAACATCTGGTCGGTCCATGTCGGTGCCGGTGTGAACACGCGCCAGCTGTATGTGAACGGCAAGCAGGCACCGCGGGCGTCGATCCAGGTGCCCCGCTCGAGCTTCACCTTCACGCAGACCGGCTTGACCGTCACCGACTCCTCCCTCGACTACCTGGCCGGCCTCTCGGACCAGAGCCACATGGAAGTCGAGAGCGTCAATTCCTTCACCGACCGTTACGCGCCGGTCCAGTCGATCAGCGGCAGGACCATCACCATGCAGCAGCCCGCGTGGAACAACAACTCCTGGGGCTACGACACCATCAACGCGCCGTTCGCCGGCGGGACGATGTATCTGGAGAACAACTACGCGTTCCTGAAACAGGCCGGTCAGTGGTACCTCGACGCGTCCACCGGCGAGCTCTACTACCGGGCCCAGCCGGGGCAGAACCCGAACAGCCTCGACGTGCAACTGCCCCGGCTGCAGAGCCTGCTCGGCATCAGCGGCAGCTACGGCTCACCGGCGACCGGCCTCGCGTTCACCGGCATCCGGTTCACGGGGACCTCCTGGCTCGGTCCGAGCGGACCCGACGGATACGCGGACCAGCAGAGCGGCGCGCACATCACCGGTTCCTACGCGATGCCCGCCAACTGGCTGAGCACCTGCAAGTCGGGCTGCACGCAGTTCGAGGCCACCCGAAACCACTGGGCGCAGATGCCCGCGGCCGTGCAGGTCTCCGCCGCCACCGGCATCACGTTCTCGGGTGACACGTTCTCCGAACTCGGGCAGGCAGGACTGGGCGTGGGCAACGACGGTGTCGCCACGGCCTCCGGCACCGGACTCGGAGCGAGCGGCGTCACCATCACCGGCAACACGTTCACCGACCTCGCAGGCAGTGGCATCCAGGTCGGCGGCATCCAGCCGGAGGCCCACCACCCCAGTAACCCGCAGATGACGAACCAGAACATCACCATCAGCAACAACAAGGTCAGCGCCGTGGGAACGGACTACAAGGAGACCGCGGGCATCCTGTCCACCTACGTCACGAACGCGACGATCACCCACAACCAGTGCGACCACCTGCCCTACGACGGGATCGACATCGGCTGGGGCTGGGGGATGAACGACCCCGGCGGCAGCCAGGACTACGTCAACCGAGGAACGTACAACTACCAGCCCATTTACAGCACTCCCACGACGCTGAAGAACAACACCGTCTCCCACAACCTGGTCTTCGACACCAAGAACGCGATGTTCGACGGCGGCAGCATCTACAGCC
This portion of the Streptomyces canus genome encodes:
- a CDS encoding helix-turn-helix transcriptional regulator; amino-acid sequence: MPTELSPTARALRTLEILQSRTAGVTADELAASLGVTERAARRYVGILREAGVPVHSARGPYGGYRLGRGARLPPVVFTEPEALGLVMAVLDGQPAAADPDADDLVGTALGKVIRALPESVGRQAAALREHASAAPDRHASRPDPALTSTLVAASAVRRRVLVTYRSESGNEWEAEVDPWAVVVRYGRWYLLCHSHHADAIRTYRIDRVRAVRETAHGFETPDGLDPVAALEENLGQGWAFPTRVVFDAPMAEVLPAIRPPMGRLEPSGDGCVLIGSTRNPTMYAQEWLAQLPLDFRVEGGQELRAAVEALATRFTAAVTDGP
- a CDS encoding arabinofuranosidase catalytic domain-containing protein: MGTIRTRRHPGGVQRLLAAVRRRGRPDNVPDRANAPSPAGSVGFPPKAFARAGAAVVLVAGTLAGAAVTAGAAHADTSGPCDIYAAGGTPCVAAHSTTRALYGSYNGPLYQVRRASDNTTRNIGVLSAGGYADAAGQDSFCSGTTCLITIVYDQSGRGNNLMQAPGGGAAGGPDNLANATAAPTTVGGHKAYGVFVAPGTGYRNNHTNGIAIGDNPEGMYAIFDGTHYNGGCCFDYGNAETDSNDDGNGTMEAIYFGNIKVWGYGSGNGPWIMAHLENGLFSGVNQHYNANDPTINHRYTTAVVKGGPNHWAIRGGNAQSGGLSTFYDGPRPNVPGYNPMRKQGAIILGIGGDNSKGAQGTFYEGVMTSGYPSDATENAVQANITAAGYSNASGGTSTGALHAVGAGKCLDVPNSSTTAGTQLQIWDCSGGDNQRWTRTSSGQLTVYSGSGQMCLDAYNHQTSAGTKVVTWPCNGGANQQWQLNSDGTVTGTQSGLCLDVTGASAANGALAELWSCNGQSNQRWSLS
- a CDS encoding GNAT family N-acetyltransferase; translated protein: MPEPLPYQVRPLDASTWDAFAELVERNNGIFGGCWCIGYHPECGRPGISHREAKEDRVRTGRAHAALVLDEDGTAQGWCQYGSPEELSNIKHRRAYDKDVPPRPDWRITCVYVDRKHRGRGIARAALEGALDQIAQAGGGVVEAISEVTDGREAQGRFLFSATVELLQDFGFTRGRQVGKHAWIVSRVVDPA
- a CDS encoding alpha/beta fold hydrolase; translated protein: MDILLIAGLWLDGSAWDDVVPALEELGHRPVALTLPGQGDGAESATLEDQVAAVLAAVDAAPEKPMVVGHSAACTLAWLAADARPERVANVALIGGFPSADGQPYADFFETKDGVMPFPGWGPFEGPDSADLDEETRSRVASAAIPVPERVAKGTVRLKDERRFDVPMLLVCPEFTPAQAQDWVDAGDVPEVTRARHLDFVDIDSGHWPMFTKPTELARVLAAAAADA
- a CDS encoding RICIN domain-containing protein; its protein translation is MNTRQLYVNGKQAPRASIQVPRSSFTFTQTGLTVTDSSLDYLAGLSDQSHMEVESVNSFTDRYAPVQSISGRTITMQQPAWNNNSWGYDTINAPFAGGTMYLENNYAFLKQAGQWYLDASTGELYYRAQPGQNPNSLDVQLPRLQSLLGISGSYGSPATGLAFTGIRFTGTSWLGPSGPDGYADQQSGAHITGSYAMPANWLSTCKSGCTQFEATRNHWAQMPAAVQVSAATGITFSGDTFSELGQAGLGVGNDGVATASGTGLGASGVTITGNTFTDLAGSGIQVGGIQPEAHHPSNPQMTNQNITISNNKVSAVGTDYKETAGILSTYVTNATITHNQCDHLPYDGIDIGWGWGMNDPGGSQDYVNRGTYNYQPIYSTPTTLKNNTVSHNLVFDTKNAMFDGGSIYSLSAAPGSVISDNYMYDNNRTTALYLDEGSRYLRVSDNVVQDAGNWALTNANANNHTDDSTFSGNWYNGGNTYVATGPPHNNVLTGNVLVSGTNWPQGAREVIQQAGVQSSGGGGFPTGYHQLVIGTNSLCLDVYGNSTSAGAAIDQWTCNGQSNQQFEFVPVSGGYGQLRAQHSGQVVAVAGGSTSAGTPNIVQQAAGGASSTLWLPVQQSDGSYSFKNQNSGLCLHVYGGGSNLGQQLDQWQCKNAPGTNQNFTPR